Proteins encoded together in one Ammospiza nelsoni isolate bAmmNel1 chromosome Z, bAmmNel1.pri, whole genome shotgun sequence window:
- the FAM174A gene encoding membrane protein FAM174A: MRSPALPQLLVGPLLVLLVLLDAARCAEAAAPHPRDAATASPRSTEAAGGASTRSSSNSSSSSSRLAEVSAPPEQGQPMTQRALSVLVLASAALIVYFVIRTVRLRRQNRKTRRYGVLDMNIENMELTPLEQDDDDDDDDTTLFDASHPRREVRAFH; encoded by the exons ATGCGGTCGCCGGCGCTGCCGCAGCTCTTGGTGGGGCCGCTGCTGGTgttgctggtgctgctggacgCCGCCCGCTGCGCGGAGGCTGCGGCCCCTCACCCCCGGGACGCCGCCACCGCTTCTCCACGCTCAACGGAGGCGGCCGGCGGGGCCTCCACGCGGAGCAGCAGCAACAGtagtagcagcagcagccgcctgGCCGAGGTGTCGGCGCCGCCCGAGCAGGGCCAGCCCATGACCCAGCGCGCCCTGTCCGTGCTGGTTCTGGCCAGCGCCGCCCTCATCGTCTACTTCGTGATCCGGACCGTGCG GCTCAGAAGGCAAAATAGGAAAACCCGAAGATATGGAGTTTTGGATATGAACATAGAAAACATGGAGCTGACCCCATTAGAacaagatgatgatgatgatgatgatgatacaACACTGTTTGATGCCAGCCATCCTCGAAG AGAAGTACGTGCCTTTCATTGA